The following are from one region of the Deinococcus misasensis DSM 22328 genome:
- a CDS encoding VOC family protein, giving the protein MKIAVTSIFVSDQQKALEFYTKVLGFQKKTDVPAGAYRWLTVVSPESPEGLELLLEPEGHPAVLPFKQALAEDGIPYLSLAVQDVQAEHDRLTKAGVHFTQPPVHLGPVTTAVFDDTCGNLVQLAQYH; this is encoded by the coding sequence ATGAAAATTGCAGTGACCAGCATCTTTGTCAGCGACCAGCAAAAAGCCCTGGAGTTCTACACCAAGGTCCTGGGATTCCAGAAAAAAACCGATGTTCCTGCCGGGGCTTACCGCTGGCTCACGGTGGTGTCTCCAGAGTCCCCGGAGGGTCTGGAACTGCTGCTCGAACCCGAGGGACACCCGGCGGTGCTGCCTTTCAAACAGGCCCTGGCAGAAGACGGTATCCCTTACCTTTCTCTGGCCGTTCAGGACGTGCAAGCCGAGCACGACCGACTGACCAAGGCAGGGGTGCACTTCACACAGCCCCCCGTCCACCTTGGCCCGGTGACCACAGCCGTGTTCGATGACACCTGTGGGAATCTGGTTCAGCTCGCCCAGTACCACTGA
- a CDS encoding DUF4345 domain-containing protein, whose protein sequence is MKTLDLKTGAAWGLRAVLVIVGLIIVFLGADVGFGGLRTLGWQGVEPYFTVTQDPVYQVQDSHMRFFGGLFVAVGVFVIWAAGHLRQQQSALKLVFVVVFFGGLARFSQLRPDVVFGPQVVGALGAELLLMPVLFFWLNWVLNTSESIVNKQGIQAGS, encoded by the coding sequence ATGAAAACATTGGATTTGAAAACAGGGGCAGCATGGGGATTGCGGGCAGTGCTGGTGATCGTGGGTCTGATCATTGTCTTTCTGGGTGCAGATGTTGGTTTTGGTGGCCTGAGGACCCTGGGATGGCAGGGGGTAGAGCCTTACTTCACGGTCACCCAGGACCCTGTCTACCAGGTGCAGGACAGCCACATGCGCTTTTTTGGTGGGCTTTTTGTGGCAGTGGGTGTTTTTGTGATCTGGGCTGCAGGTCACCTCAGACAGCAACAGTCTGCCCTGAAGTTGGTGTTTGTGGTGGTGTTCTTCGGAGGTCTGGCCCGCTTTTCACAGTTGCGTCCAGATGTGGTGTTTGGACCTCAGGTGGTGGGTGCTCTGGGGGCAGAACTCCTCTTGATGCCGGTGCTGTTTTTCTGGCTGAACTGGGTGTTGAACACTTCTGAAAGCATTGTGAATAAGCAGGGCATTCAGGCTGGGTCCTGA